The Amycolatopsis mongoliensis genome includes a window with the following:
- a CDS encoding ABC transporter ATP-binding protein, with protein MTGAGLLRLHDVAVSFGDVEAVRGVGYEVRAGEVVAVVGESGSGKTVTAMSLLGLLPPTAKVTGRAELAGRDLYAMTPAELRAVRGGEVGMVFQEPMSALNPVFTVGDQLVEAIRTHRELSAAAARDRAVELLGLVGLPTPRERLRSYPHELSGGQLQRVVIAMAVANEPKLLIADEPTTALDVTVQAEILELLRDLRSRLGTAVLLITHDMGVVADLADRVVVMHDGLVVEQGTAGEIFSAPAEDYTRQLLGSVVSLSGTANTGLERALSADIEVGPAHVAAAEHPASASVPDVPAEAPLLRVAEMSVTYRGRFRAIAVRAADGVNLHVDAGEVLGLVGESGSGKSTVARAVTGLLAPTAGSVHIGDTDITRVRGRAAKALRRRVGVVFQDPLSSLNPRTTVGESVATPLRLHKAVRPSEVDGRVAELLSAVQLSPSLAGRYPHELSGGQRQRVCIARALALRPDLLVADEPTSALDVTIQAKILDLLRDLRHEFGFACLFISHDLAVIEQLADRVAVMHRGHVVEQGPTKEVLTAPAHPYTQRLLSAAPVADPEAQRRRREAWRRLR; from the coding sequence GTGACCGGAGCCGGGCTCCTGCGGCTGCACGACGTCGCGGTCTCGTTCGGGGACGTCGAAGCCGTCCGCGGGGTCGGCTACGAGGTCCGCGCGGGCGAAGTCGTCGCGGTGGTCGGGGAGTCCGGCTCCGGCAAGACAGTCACCGCGATGTCCCTGCTCGGCCTGCTCCCGCCCACGGCGAAGGTGACCGGGCGCGCGGAGCTGGCCGGGCGGGACCTCTACGCGATGACCCCGGCCGAGCTGCGCGCGGTCCGCGGCGGCGAGGTCGGCATGGTGTTCCAGGAGCCGATGAGCGCGCTGAACCCGGTGTTCACCGTCGGCGACCAGCTCGTCGAAGCGATCCGGACACACCGGGAGCTGTCGGCCGCCGCGGCCCGGGACCGCGCCGTCGAGCTGCTCGGCCTGGTCGGGCTGCCCACGCCCCGCGAGCGCCTCCGGTCCTACCCGCACGAGCTGTCCGGCGGGCAGCTGCAGCGCGTCGTGATCGCGATGGCGGTGGCGAACGAGCCGAAGCTGCTGATCGCCGACGAGCCGACCACGGCCCTGGACGTCACCGTGCAGGCGGAGATCCTCGAGCTGCTGCGAGACCTGCGCTCGCGGCTGGGCACGGCGGTCCTGCTGATCACGCACGACATGGGCGTGGTCGCCGACCTGGCCGACCGCGTGGTGGTGATGCACGACGGGCTCGTCGTCGAGCAGGGCACGGCCGGCGAGATCTTCTCCGCGCCCGCCGAGGACTACACGCGACAGCTGCTCGGCTCGGTCGTCTCACTGTCCGGCACGGCGAACACGGGCCTCGAACGGGCGCTGTCCGCGGACATCGAGGTGGGCCCGGCCCACGTCGCGGCCGCGGAGCACCCCGCCTCGGCGTCGGTCCCGGACGTTCCCGCCGAGGCGCCGCTGCTGCGCGTGGCGGAGATGTCGGTGACCTACCGCGGCCGGTTCCGCGCGATCGCCGTCCGCGCCGCCGACGGGGTCAACCTGCACGTCGACGCGGGGGAGGTGCTCGGGCTCGTCGGGGAGTCCGGGTCGGGCAAGAGCACCGTCGCCCGCGCCGTCACCGGGCTGCTCGCGCCCACGGCGGGGTCCGTCCACATCGGAGACACGGACATCACCCGCGTGCGCGGCCGGGCGGCGAAGGCGTTGCGGCGCCGGGTCGGTGTCGTGTTCCAGGACCCGCTGTCCTCGCTCAACCCGCGGACGACGGTGGGGGAGAGCGTCGCGACCCCGCTGCGGCTGCACAAGGCCGTCCGTCCGTCCGAAGTGGACGGTCGGGTGGCGGAGCTGCTGTCGGCGGTTCAGCTCTCGCCGTCGCTGGCCGGGCGGTACCCCCACGAGTTGTCGGGGGGCCAGCGTCAGCGTGTGTGCATCGCGCGGGCCCTGGCGCTGCGTCCGGACCTGCTGGTGGCCGACGAGCCGACGAGCGCGCTCGACGTCACCATCCAGGCGAAGATCCTCGACCTGCTCCGCGACCTGCGCCACGAGTTCGGGTTCGCGTGCCTGTTCATCAGCCACGACCTGGCGGTGATCGAGCAGCTGGCCGACCGGGTGGCGGTGATGCACCGCGGGCACGTCGTCGAGCAGGGCCCGACGAAGGAGGTGCTCACGGCACCGGCCCACCCGTACACGCAGCGGCTGCTGTCGGCGGCGCCGGTGGCGGACCCGGAGGCCCAGCGCAGGCGCCGCGAAGCCTGGCGGCGGCTGCGCTGA